AACGACTCATTCGTCTCTCTCCCTATTTAGCCCGTCTTTTTACAATGAATTTACTGCTCGGATTCCGTTTCTTGCGCGTCCGGTATCCTTTGGTTGGTTTGCCCCAAGGTGTACAGGGATGTCTGCCGCCGGAGCTCTTTCCTTCTCCACCGCCCATCGGATGATCGATCGGGTTCATCGCGACGCCTCTGACTTTCGGTCTGCGACCTAACCAGCGGTTTCTTCCTGCTTTTCCTAAAGAAATGTTCTCGTGCGTCTTGTTTCCAACAACGCCGACTGTGGCGTAGCATTCTTCAAAAACCAAACGTATTTCACCGGAAGGCATTTTTAACGTCACATACTTGCCTTC
The Candidatus Marinimicrobia bacterium CG08_land_8_20_14_0_20_45_22 DNA segment above includes these coding regions:
- the rplB gene encoding 50S ribosomal protein L2 is translated as EGKYVTLKMPSGEIRLVFEECYATVGVVGNKTHENISLGKAGRNRWLGRRPKVRGVAMNPIDHPMGGGEGKSSGGRHPCTPWGKPTKGYRTRKKRNPSSKFIVKRRAK